One Globicephala melas chromosome 6, mGloMel1.2, whole genome shotgun sequence genomic window carries:
- the GAS1 gene encoding growth arrest-specific protein 1: MVAGLLGGGGGARGGTVPGAWLCLMALLQLLGSAPRGSGLAHGRRLICWQALLQCQGEPECSYAYNQYAEACAPVLAQRSGGDAPGAAAAAAAAAGFPASAASFSSRWRCPSHCISALIQLNHTRRGPALEDCDCAQDENCKSTKRAIEPCLPRTSGGGAGGPGAGGVMGCTEARRRCDRDSRCNLALSRYLTYCGKLFNGLRCTDECRTVIEDMLAVPKAALLNDCVCDGLERPICESVKENMARLCFGAELGNGPGSSGSDGGLDDYYDEEYDDEQRAGGAGGEQPLDDDDGVPHPPRPGGGAAAAGGRGDLPYGSGRRSSSSGCRSATRGAWTPLASILLLLLLPLLF, encoded by the coding sequence ATGGTGGCAGGGCTgctgggcggcggcggcggggcccgcGGGGGGACCGTGCCGGGCGCCTGGCTGTGCCTGATGgcgctgctgcagctgctgggcTCGGCGCCGCGGGGCTCCGGGCTGGCGCACGGCCGCCGCCTCATCTGCTGGCAGGCGCTGCTGCAGTGCCAGGGGGAGCCGGAGTGCAGCTACGCCTACAACCAGTACGCCGAGGCGTGCGCGCCGGTGTTGGCGCAGCGCAGCGGGGGCGACGCGCcgggggccgccgccgccgccgccgccgccgccggcttCCCGGCCTCGGCCGCGTCCTTCTCGTCGCGCTGGCGCTGCCCGAGCCACTGCATCTCGGCCCTTATTCAGCTCAACCACACGCGCCGCGGGCCCGCCTTGGAGGACTGTGACTGCGCGCAAGACGAGAACTGCAAGTCCACCAAGCGCGCCATTGAGCCGTGCCTGCCCCGGAcgagcggcggcggcgcgggcggccCGGGCGCGGGCGGGGTTATGGGCTGCACCGAGGCCCGGCGGCGCTGCGACCGCGACAGCCGCTGCAACCTGGCGCTCAGCCGCTACCTGACCTACTGCGGGAAGCTCTTCAACGGGCTTCGCTGCACCGACGAGTGCCGCACGGTCATCGAGGACATGCTGGCCGTGCCCAAGGCGGCGCTGCTCAACGACTGTGTGTGCGACGGCCTGGAGCGGCCCATCTGCGAGTCGGTCAAAGAGAACATGGCCCGCCTGTGCTTCGGCGCCGAGCTGGGCAACGGCCCGGGCAGCAGCGGCTCGGACGGGGGCCTGGACGACTACTACGACGAGGAGTACGACGATGAGCAGCGCGCCGGGGGCGCGGGCGGCGAGCAGCCGCTGGACGACGACGACGGCGTCCCGCACCCTCCGCGCCCGGGCGGCGGCGCTGCTGCGGCGGGCGGCCGCGGGGACCTGCCCTATGGGTCCGGGcgcaggagcagcagcagcggcTGCCGCTCGGCGACCCGAGGCGCCTGGACCCCGCTCGCCTCcattttgctgctgctgctgctaccgcTGCTCTTTTAA